From Cinclus cinclus chromosome 2, bCinCin1.1, whole genome shotgun sequence, one genomic window encodes:
- the KCNE1 gene encoding LOW QUALITY PROTEIN: potassium voltage-gated channel subfamily E member 1 (The sequence of the model RefSeq protein was modified relative to this genomic sequence to represent the inferred CDS: substituted 1 base at 1 genomic stop codon), whose product MGILAGKRAREVSGSFKAVEKHQNFWKAENLGGGXCAGLIFALGVARGLFLCHQTTRSRDRAVFSTAKGRKQYQGQKIKMLVLSNNTTLNLLLSKLLQDCLEQTNSSAPAQVRSASNNLEIIYVLLMLGLLGFFTVGVMVTNLRARRLEGPRDPYNTYIATDAWHQKDRQYFQARIIENHKLCCVLENQLAVEKPGRKIPEEKSS is encoded by the exons ATGG GAATTCTAGCAGGGAAACGAGCCAGGGAGGTCAGTGGATCCTTTAAGGCGGTGGAGAAGCACCAGAATTTTTGGAAGGCAGAAAATCTGGGAGGTGGGTGATGTGCTGGGCTGATTTTTGCTCTGGGAGTAGCACGGGGTTTATTTCTGTGCCATCAAACCACAAGAAGTCGTGATAGAGCTGTGTTTTCTACAG CCAAAGGAAGGAAGCAGTACCAAGGACAGAAAATCAAAATGCTGGTGCTGTCCAACAACACAACCCTGAACCTTCTCCTCTCCAAACTGCTCCAGGACTGCCTGGAACAGACcaacagctcagctcctgctcaggtGAGGAGTGCCAGCAACAACCTGGAGATCATCTACGTGCTGCtgatgctggggctgctggggttCTTCACCGTGGGGGTGATGGTGACCAACCTGCGGGCGCGGCGCCTCGAGGGACCCCGCGACCCCTACAACACCTACATCGCCACCGACGCCTGGCACCAGAAGGACAGGCAGTACTTCCAGGCCAGGATCATCGAAAATCACAAACTCTGCTGTGTCCTGGAGAACCAGCTGGCCGTGGAGAAGCCGGGCAGGAAGATCCCTGAGGAGAAATCTTCCTAG